Proteins encoded by one window of Branchiostoma floridae strain S238N-H82 chromosome 6, Bfl_VNyyK, whole genome shotgun sequence:
- the LOC118417589 gene encoding cytochrome P450 27C1-like: MAQQILRNSSVCSLVRPNSRALVSVAPAATVQQNRPLKEMPGPTNKLGQLWWGFKNRSRMHEAQLEQERKYGRMWQSSFGFNPNVNVAHVALAEQLMRQEGKYPKRIEVNFMQQYRDLRGYSYGLLNHNGPEWRHLRTAVSKRIMRPKEVPRYGDSMNEVVTDMIDRFKDLRDTTGGGKTVPDLTNELYKWAMESIATVLFDTRLGCLEREMPEKTQQFIDSIATMFKTAFLVSALKPWMLTYLGLGVWKRHVEAWDVIFSVAHENIDRKVLDIDARLSRGEDLDGSFLTYMLTGTDVTKKDLYATVTELLLAGVDTTSNTMVWTLYELARHPELQERLHQEVTSVVSPGQIPTVDDVKNMALLKNVIKEILRVYPVLPANGRVLDKDIVLDGYNIPKGTQFAILHYNMTRDPEVFEEPDRFNPDRWTRMGTEKVNTFSSVPFGFGPRQCAGRRLAEMEMYLVLARLVQTFEVRQLTPGEVVRPVTRALLVPGDPVHLEFIDRP, encoded by the exons ATGGCACAGCAGATCCTCCGCAACTCCTCCGTCTGCTCGCTGGTCCGGCCCAACTCGCGAGCCCTGGTGTCAGTCGCGCCTGCCGCCACAGTGCAGCAGAACAGGCCGCTTAAAGAGATGCCCGGACCGACCAACAAGCTGGGGCAGCTGTGGTGGGGGTTCAAGAACCGTTCTCGTATGCACGAGGCTCAG CTGGAGCAAGAGAGGAAGTACGGCAGGATGTGGCAGTCGTCCTTTGGGTTCAACCCTAACGTGAACGTGGCGCACGTGGCTCTAGCCGAGCAGCTCATGCGTCAGGAGGGGAAGTACCCCAAACGGATCGAGGTGAACTTCATGCAGCAGTACCGAGACTTGAGGGGGTACTCCTATGGGCTGCTCAATCA TAACGGACCGGAGTGGCGCCACCTCAGGACAGCCGTCAGCAAGCGGATCATGCGGCCTAAGGAAGTCCCGCG ATATGGAGACAGCATGAACGAAGTTGTGACGGACATGATCGACAGGTTTAAGGACCTGAGGGACACTACGGGCGGCGGGAAGACTGTGCCGGACCTCACCAATGAGCTGTACAAATGGGCCATGGAGT CCATCGCCACCGTTCTGTTCGACACACGGCTAGGCTGCTTGGAGAGGGAAATGCCGGAGAAGACGCAGCAGTTTATCGACTCCATCGCCACCATGTTCAAAACCGCGTTCCTTGTGTCAGCCCTCAAGCCGTGGATGCTGACATACCTCGGTCTCGGTGTCTGGAAGCGCCACGTGGAAGCTTGGGACGTCATCTTCAGTGTGG CTCACGAGAACATAGACAGAAAAGTGCTGGACATTGACGCCAGACTGAGTCGTGGAGAGGATCTGGACGGGTCGTTCCTGACCTACATGCTGACCGGAACAGACGTGACCAAGAAGGACCTGTACGCCACTGTTACGGAGCTCCTGCTGGCGGGAGTGGATACG acaTCCAACACAATGGTGTGGACCCTGTACGAGCTAGCCCGCCACCCGGAGCTACAGGAGAGACTACACCAGGAGGTGACCAGTGTGGTGTCCCCGGGACAGATACCTACGGTTGATGACGTCAAGAACATGGCGCTACTCAAAAACGTCATCAAGGAGATCCTTAG AGTGTACCCAGTCTTGCCTGCGAATGGGCGTGTTCTGGACAAAGACATCGTACTTGACGGCTACAATATTCCTAAGGGG ACGCAGTTTGCAATCCTCCACTACAACATGACGCGTGATCCCGAGGTGTTCGAGGAGCCCGACAGGTTCAACCCTGACCGCTGGACCCGCATGGGCACCGAGAAGGTCAACACTTTCTCCTCGGTACCGTTCGGCTTCGGACCCAGACAATGCGCAG GCCGACGACTCGCTGAGATGGAGATGTATTTGGTTCTTGCAAGG TTGGTTCAGACGTTTGAGGTGAGACAGCTGACGCCAGGAGAAGTGGTCCGGCCCGTGACTCGTGCCCTGCTGGTGCCCGGAGATCCGGTCCACCTGGAGTTTATAGACAGGCCGTGA